The DNA segment GTGCGTTACCAACTGCCTCAGCAGAGTCCACGTCCTGTGGGGGACTGCTCTGCGAAGCTAAAAGGTTCACAAACCCGGGAGAGTTGTAGGAGAAAGGATCCATTTTCTTTTGGGTTTGGTTTGTTGTTTCaatgtttgtgtgtttttagttGTGGATTTGCTATGTTTTATAAACTAGTTTTTGCTTTCATTTGagataattaactaaaacaGAAGAATTAATCAAACTCTACCTACCACAAGTACTTCACAAACCGCAGTGAATACACATCAACTCACTGGAAAATATTAACTACACCTAAGTACAATCTATTGAGAGTTCACAGCAACCAACAAccaacaaaaaattaattacagatttttaaaagttgtagTTAGAGTTCTAGTTGGAGTTGTAGTTATTGTAGTAGTTATCATTTAAGCTTTCATCACTTTTAGTTAACTTATTAAATTGCTAAACTGGTTATACCAATCAACAATTTGTAACAGCCATTTTCGAACTACATCTAAAGTGGGGTTCAGTCTTACCTTCGGTTTCATTCGAAGCAGACCTTCTCCAACGTAGCAACCTGAACTGTGAGGTCATCTACCTGCTCAGAGAGCATTTTAACCTGATCCTGGACATgtaaacatcaaacaaaaagtGTTAGTCACGCAAAACATACCACACAAGTATTGAAAATGTGTTATCACTAACCTCCAGTCTGTCGATCAGTTTACAGAGATTCGACGACCCCAACATCACTTCTTCAGCCTCCACCACCCGCTTAGTCAACCTTTCGATCTCCTCCTGCACACCTATCACCCAAGGCTGACGATAGTGGAATCCATCAGCCTTGGTTACaccaaaaacaaatatcagacACTCTACAATTTGCAAACCCATAAACGATAATCAAAGCGTTTAAGATCAAACTTACCTCGTAGTTCTTGCATGTGAAGAACCGCTTCCCCGGAAGAGAGTCGTACTCGTCCTTCCGGCGTACCTCATCGATGATTCTCCCACCACATGGACACCTTTTGGGAATCCCGTACTCTGAATCGCTGACGAACCCTAGCATGTTTATGTGATCCTGTTGCCTCTTTGAATGTCTTCTCTCCTCTGCCGGATCCATCTGTGAcagaaatcaaattattagcacaTAATTAGGGAAGAATATGAGTAACTGAACCCTCAATCGAACTCCCATAACGattaaaaaccctaaaaaataaaatccccaaatcgatttaaaaTCACCCCATCGGAAATCCCTATCGCACACAAAATCTACGCTACCACACCGTCAATCTACACAATACTGACCTAAGAGTGTGGAGAAGAGAAAGCGGATTCGATTTGATGGAGAAATAACGACGGAGAAGCCACGGCGTCGATTATCGCCTCGGAGAGAAAAAACCCTAGCTTTTTTCACTGATGAGAGAAATGAACTGGTTCACGCGTATCCCCTCCTTTCTTCCTCTTCGACGCGGAAAGGAGAAGCCACTCACCGCCCGACGCGTGGCTTGAACCCGCCTCTTACGGGTTCAAGCGTAAGGCCCGGTTCAACGATTAAAAcccatttttccttttttttaaatcaaacggGCCTAAGAACTCGAGCCCACGACCCCCTCATGAGCTCCTGATGCGCATGGTCTTAATgtttttaggatttaaagaaaaagataaatatgtAATTAAACAAGGAACGTCGCTTAATCAAGAGGCAGAAGAAACGTCTCTAATGGGACACGTGTTGGTCATTGCTCGTgtctgtttctctctctctctcattcctCGACGATTCTGCCTCTTTGTCGTGATATCTCCTCGACGGAAACGTGAATCGGGcgaaaagattcaaacttttcGAAAATCTGAGACGGGAGAGATCGAGGGCGGCGATAGGTTCTGTGTATCGGGTCAACTTCCTGTTTGGTTCACTTTGAAGAGTCGCGATGAAGCTACAAAGGAGAGAGCTTCGGGTAGTGAAAGCGGGTTCGATGGTGATCCTGTTAAAGGTAATCACTTTTGCACTTTTGCATCATCccaatttgtttaattttgatCTATATTGACTCTGGATTCTGGGTCTCGTTGTCTTTATGATTCTCTGGTTCTGTTTTGTTGTGTTCAGTCTGAATAGTGAAGTTTGTTTATGTTGTGAGCACAGTGGAAGTAGTTACATAAAAGGGTATGGTAGTGTCTCTGCATTGCTTATCTTTCTAATCTCTAGAGTTTTGTTGGTGTTTTTGCTTTAAGAATGATTCTCTGTATGAAGTGTGCACGGTGGTGTTTGCATTATTTTTCTGTAAGAACGAGTCTCTCAATGTGTAGCATGGTGTTGCAGAGTTTGGTTTTCTTGTGATTGGGAAAGATTGGCTCTCTCTTGTTGCTGTCCATAGTGATCGTTGGTTGCTCTCTGTAGCTTCTCTCATATCTCTTTCACTGTGTATTTTTCCATTCATGGAGCTTTATGTCCATAATAAACGCATGTTTTCAATTTGCAGGAAACAGCTATTCAGTCTCATCAACGATCTCTCGACTCTCTTTGATGTAGTGACTGGTAGGAAACCCATCAAAGACAGTAAGCCAAGCTCAGATTCCGGAAGCAAATCCAGCTGATGGTGTCCCTTTTCACACGTCTTGCTTCAAGTGCCCTCACTGCAAATCCATCCTTGAAGTCAGTTTCTTTCTTCCCCCTTTCATCACTCTCTGTCTATGAATATGAATGAATGTTTGATAATAACTTGGATTGTCTTCGTTGATGTTTTCATATGTttgttcttctttcttcttctcatgtTCTTCCTTCATAtgtgttcttgtttttttttttttaagaacccttaaATAAGAGACTCCCATTGGAGCACAAAATTGTTGGTGTTTCTTAACTAAATTTCTTAAATAACATTTAATACTTAAAAATGATTAAGAGACCCAAAATGGGTTTTtgggttaatgatgctctaagtgTGTGTATCTTCACTTATATTaaccatatacatataattatttgaGATATTATTTAAAGAAGAAACCCCATCATTGGTGATCCAacttgaaaagaaagaaagtaaaaaaactAATTAGTACGATTTCCTCCAATTATTGGGATCAACTCTATTTGCCAGTTTAACTATATGGTAGCTTCTacctgttttttttataaatatgactattaatttatgttttttataagTGACCAAAAATATATAGGACCAGACCCAGATATATCAAATCTTCcaaaatttagtttctttttttcccCAAAATCTGGTTTCACCTAACTGAACCTAATAAACAATACATTTTGTATGAAACAGACAGTTTATTTTCTGAAAACCTTTTATAAAAGAAACTCagtatatttgtattaatatgtACATtacattttgtatttataaCTTCTTGTTTTCAGCGCAAGAATCATTCGATGACGTGTTTTACAAAACTTTTCGTGAAAGATCTATTCATCCCGATAACGACGGGAAGCTAGATATAGGCACATAGCAAACGAGATACATTGTATCATTAACCAATAAGAATGAGAAATGTGAAAGACtccatatatttataaatagatGATTTGGATGTTGACAacaaaaaatgaataatatgattaaaGGAAATACatacgaaaagaaaaagagagcaaaCATAGTTTGCTTTCTATGGACAGCTATCACTGAGTCACTAAACTACGCACACGAACAATGGGGTTCATGTGTTATTCTCTGGCTCTGTGTCCCAGATCAACAACTACTATGATATTTCATTTTGTTGAGACCAATTAAAATCTCCAAATcctatatatgtgtatatagattcccagtgtttcaaaaaaaaaaagtgtatatatattcCCAGCAATGGTTGAGACgatctaaattatattatagttatatgtaacatattaaatatgtaacatttttgttttgtcttgttAATTTTTGGAGGTACTTGTACGACGTTATTAGTCTTTCTTGATGCTTATACTGATTTTGAATGATTCCTATATCCTATTTCTTCGATCAGTGCCAACTAACAAGCATGTTCACTGTTTTATGCTTAACTAACACCATCCATTTAGTAATTGTTAATTAAAAAGTATTGGATATGCTTAATGCATAAATATTAAGTTTCATAATCTATGTATGCACACATATATTCCCTAATTACAGCTTAAATCCCATCATGTCAAAGAAAATGAGATATCACAAAGCTATAGGGACCAATTAAAGCTAACAAGCATCTTAAAAAGGTAACGGGGACCATTAGTTAGATTCTCATTATTAGCTCATTAAGTTTTGCAATAATTCATGTTTCTAAGCATATACGTGTCACTTTAATGGTCCCctcctctcttcattctctGTTTACTTCTCCCATTTTGTAGGCTTAGAGGAAATGTGTGTAGTATACATTGcttttaagtttaaattaatTGGACGATTATGATTTCAGATCATGTGATCAAGTGATCTTCGTCTGGGGAGCAAATTTAGTTTCGTTCCAATAATTATCCACTTTCAGGTTTTCTGTACTATTTTTATAATCTTATCGCATTATGAGATATTGGAGAAAGGATACAACTGTATATTTGTAGAAGCCAAAGCTAGGGTTATAGGGTTAGTTGCTTTTAGATCTTTTAAATTGTTCTAGTGGTTATTGTTATATTAGCACTCAAGATATGTTCTTAGATTCCAACTAAcaattctaatatatatataacatataatggGGTAactaactaatatatatatatatatatatattatttcatgtcTATATTATAGAAGCATGCCCGGCTCTGTGCATGTGCTGAGAACATATTTTCGCATGGCccattacaattttttaaaaattgaatccCAAATaaagattcaaaaaaatttcactTAAGGAAAAATGtcccagttttttttttttttttaaatgcttcaaTTTTTCTTGGCACATAACCTAATTTACTATTGAAATGGGTCTGACCGGAAGCTGAGTGTAACCACCAAGGAAAACAATAAAGATACAAAAGAAGTTAGCAATTAAAACTCGTTTACACAATTTCtgcatattttaatatttttattacaatttcttagaataattataaaaagaaattgaaCAGAAAATTTTACTACGTAAAATTCACAGTATTTAGAATTTTATCTGCGCACAAatcttgaaaatatatttacttatatcaTGTATTAATTTGTAGAAAtcttattttatgaaaactggATCTCATACTTTCAGTATAGAACTCTTTGGTCAATCACTGAACTGATAAAACTTGCACAACatactttattttatacatttttatttttaaaagtaaaatttctttgATACGTCGGTGATGATTGGTTGGGCTTTGATGATTGGTTGGACTTTAACTTAAgactttagctttatttatttttaaaccaCTAATCCTAACCAATAATGATGTAGctttaattttaaagttaaacTTTGCTACAACATCTACagccttctttttttgtttgttcatgttttattttttttattaaaacaactTTTAAAGTGCTTTAGGAATTGTAGtatttttttacagcaaaaaaatataaagctacaACAATAAAAACTACAAACTAACCTAAATTCTACAGCTACATTCCTATATttacatttcaaccaatcattACAAGCCAAATTAATTATCGGGTCTTGTGCATAATCCAATGGGCCCAACAAAGTAATCAATATTGGTATATAAATCGGCCTTTTGAACAACACTGGGTAGTGTATTCTAATGCGGCCGTGTTGTTCGAGACAATGGGCCTTATAGTCCATAATGAGTGTAGCCCAAAAGAGAATTCGAAGAAACGGATAGGTTCcagtttttgtttatttgtgtGGTTTAAGCAAATTTTAAtaagatttcttcttcttttttgcagTGAGTAAGAATTGTGTTAGACATAAAAGAGTTTCTATTTGTTTCTTTGACATTTTATGTGTCTGAAACACACGTAAGAAAACTGCTGTATGTATATTTTACGACCATTTTGGtgattttcttttacaaaacGGAAACAATTTTAACATGTTAAGCTTAAAACAATAAGTAATGTTGgcgtgttttagatttttttataagtatGATATTTACAACTGAAATGAAGCAAATGATCAATGAATTGTGTGTACTAGAAGTCTAGGCTCAATATGGTTGATCTTGGTGCCACTAATATAAAGCTGGTAGGTTTCCAAAAATGTTGATCAAAATTTATGGTTTCTCTTGATAGAATCAAGGGGATAAGCTATCATATTTCTATAAGCAAAAAGGATGATAATGTGACGGAGCTAACACGAATTTACAGCATATTCTTGTTTTTTATACCAACAAATCCTAAACTCCAGACatacatatgtatataataatGTTATTACACGTAATAAACACTCATCGCAAAATCCAAACTCCCTTATGTACTCTATCCAACTCCAAAGCCTAAGACCATGCGCAGTAGGGGTTTTAGTTAGGTTCATGGGCTCGAGTTCTAAGGGACCgatgaataaaagaaaataaaaaatgggtTCGTTTTGATGAACCGGGCCTTGCGAGTGATACCGTATGAAGCGGGTTCAAGCCACGCGTCGGGTGTTGATTTGCTGAACGAAAGCGCGTAGAGGAGGAGGAAAGTTGGGGTTCGACGTGTATCGCCTCATTTGTTCTTCTCCACCAAAAAGCTAGGGTTTTTTTCTGAGAGGCGATATTTCGTGCGACTTCGTCTCCCGGAGGTTTTCTCGTTCTAATCGACGACGGAGTGTCTTCTCCACTTGCTCAGGTGAGTATCGAGTAGATTGAGGGTTGAATTGGTTCGATTTTGTGGTGGAAACTCGAAACCGTTTTCTCGGATTTCAATTCAAAATTGGGGCTTTCGCGTTAGGGATGTAAATCGAAGTCTGGGTTTCGAATAATTGCTGTAAATCGTCATGGTCGTTTCATGTAGGGTTCGTTTCTCTGAATGTTCGAAAGGGATTTGCGATTTGTGTGAtttaaaatcgattttgggGTTTTTTATTTAGGGTTCTTAATCGATATGGGAGTTCAATTGTGGTAATGTGTGCTAATAATCTGTCGTTAATGTGTGCTAATAATTGCGATTGAGGGTTCACGGTTTGTTTAAAACTCGATTGTTGCAGATGGAAACTCCCCGAGAACCTCATTTCTTCAAGCCTCTTCTTCCTGGTTTTCAAAGTGGCGTCGCAATACCACTTGACTTCTACTCAAAACACATACAAGGGGCTGAGATCAATAAACCGTGGAAGCTAAGAGCGGACGCTTCAGATCAAATTTGGGAggtgatccgagaaggcaggaCACTCACCAAAGGTTGGAAAGAGTTCACCGAAGCACATGATCTTCGAATCGGTGACATTGTCATCTTCAAACACG comes from the Brassica napus cultivar Da-Ae chromosome A7, Da-Ae, whole genome shotgun sequence genome and includes:
- the LOC106449942 gene encoding uncharacterized protein LOC106449942 encodes the protein MDPAEERRHSKRQQDHINMLGFVSDSEYGIPKRCPCGGRIIDEVRRKDEYDSLPGKRFFTCKNYEADGFHYRQPWVIGVQEEIERLTKRVVEAEEVMLGSSNLCKLIDRLEDQVKMLSEQVDDLTVQVATLEKVCFE